A part of Paraliobacillus zengyii genomic DNA contains:
- the rpmC gene encoding 50S ribosomal protein L29 has protein sequence MKANEIRELTTAEIEQKIKSLKEELFNLRFQLATGQLENTARLREVRKSIARMKTVVRERELSVNN, from the coding sequence ATGAAGGCTAATGAAATCAGAGAACTAACCACTGCCGAAATTGAACAAAAGATCAAGTCATTAAAAGAAGAACTCTTTAACTTACGTTTTCAGTTAGCTACAGGACAATTGGAAAACACTGCACGTCTTCGTGAGGTTCGTAAATCCATTGCTCGAATGAAAACTGTCGTACGTGAAAGAGAACTAAGCGTAAATAATTAG
- the rpsQ gene encoding 30S ribosomal protein S17, translating into MTERNNRKVYTGRVVSDKMDKTITVLVETYKFHKLYGKRVKYSKKMKTHDENNQAKTGDVVTIMETRPLSATKRFRLIEVVEEAVII; encoded by the coding sequence ATGACTGAGCGTAATAATCGTAAAGTTTACACTGGTCGTGTTGTTTCAGATAAAATGGACAAAACGATCACTGTATTAGTAGAAACTTATAAATTCCATAAGCTTTATGGAAAACGTGTGAAATACTCTAAAAAAATGAAAACACATGATGAAAATAATCAGGCTAAAACTGGTGATGTAGTAACTATCATGGAAACTCGTCCATTATCTGCAACAAAACGATTCCGTCTAATTGAAGTAGTGGAAGAAGCCGTTATTATTTAA
- the rplN gene encoding 50S ribosomal protein L14, with protein sequence MIQQETRLKVADNSGAREVLTIKVLGGSGRKTANIGDVIVCTVKHATPGGVVKKGEVVRAVIVRTKTGARRKDGSYIRFDENAAVIVREDKSPRGTRIFGPVARELRDAKFMKIVSLAPEVL encoded by the coding sequence ATGATTCAGCAAGAGACCCGTTTAAAAGTTGCAGACAATTCTGGTGCACGTGAAGTACTAACTATTAAAGTACTTGGTGGCTCTGGTCGTAAGACTGCTAATATTGGTGATGTTATCGTGTGTACGGTGAAACATGCAACGCCAGGTGGTGTTGTCAAAAAAGGTGAAGTTGTGAGAGCTGTTATCGTTCGTACGAAAACAGGGGCTCGTCGTAAAGATGGCTCATATATCCGTTTTGATGAGAACGCAGCAGTAATTGTTCGTGAGGATAAAAGTCCTCGTGGAACTCGTATCTTTGGACCTGTAGCACGTGAATTACGTGATGCGAAGTTTATGAAAATTGTATCTCTAGCTCCAGAGGTATTATAA
- the rplX gene encoding 50S ribosomal protein L24 → MHVKKGDKVQVISGKDKGKQGTVLVAFPKKDRVLVEGINIIKKHAKPSQDNPQGGILNYEASIHVSNVLPIDPKSGEPTRVGYEERDGKKVRIAKKSGEALDN, encoded by the coding sequence ATGCATGTAAAAAAAGGTGATAAAGTACAAGTAATTTCTGGTAAAGATAAAGGCAAACAAGGTACTGTTCTTGTTGCATTTCCTAAAAAGGATCGAGTACTTGTTGAAGGGATTAATATTATTAAGAAACACGCAAAACCTTCACAAGATAATCCACAGGGCGGAATCTTAAACTATGAAGCATCAATCCATGTTTCTAATGTATTACCGATTGATCCGAAATCCGGCGAGCCTACTCGAGTAGGATATGAAGAACGTGACGGAAAGAAAGTTCGTATCGCTAAAAAATCCGGTGAAGCGTTAGATAACTAA
- the rplE gene encoding 50S ribosomal protein L5 gives MNELKNKYQNDIVSSLIEKFNYDSVMEVPKVDKIVINMGVGDATQNSKALDSAVEELALLSGQRPLITKAKKSIAGFRLREGMPIGAKVTLRGARMYEFLQKLIDVSLPRVRDFRGISNKSFDGRGNYTLGVKEQLIFPEINYDQVSKIRGMDIVIVTTANTDEESRELLTQLGMPFQK, from the coding sequence ATGAACGAACTAAAGAACAAATATCAAAACGATATCGTTTCATCATTAATTGAAAAATTCAACTACGACTCTGTTATGGAAGTACCGAAAGTTGATAAAATCGTAATCAATATGGGAGTTGGCGATGCAACGCAAAATTCTAAAGCGCTAGATAGCGCAGTAGAAGAATTAGCGCTTCTATCAGGACAACGACCATTAATAACAAAGGCTAAAAAATCAATTGCTGGTTTTCGCTTGCGTGAAGGAATGCCTATCGGGGCTAAAGTAACCCTTCGCGGAGCACGTATGTACGAATTCCTACAAAAGCTTATTGATGTATCACTTCCACGTGTACGTGATTTCCGTGGTATTTCTAATAAATCTTTTGATGGTCGTGGAAACTATACGCTTGGCGTAAAAGAGCAATTGATTTTCCCAGAGATAAACTATGATCAAGTAAGTAAAATTCGTGGTATGGATATTGTTATTGTTACAACTGCTAACACTGACGAAGAATCGCGCGAATTATTAACTCAGCTTGGCATGCCTTTCCAAAAATAA
- a CDS encoding type Z 30S ribosomal protein S14 — MAKKSMIAKQKRTQKFQVQEYTRCERCGRPHSVLRKFKLCRICFRELAHKGQIPGVKKASW, encoded by the coding sequence GTGGCTAAAAAATCTATGATTGCGAAACAAAAACGCACACAGAAGTTTCAAGTACAAGAGTACACACGTTGTGAACGTTGTGGACGACCGCACTCGGTTCTTCGTAAGTTCAAACTTTGTCGTATTTGTTTCCGTGAACTTGCCCATAAGGGTCAAATTCCTGGTGTCAAAAAAGCAAGTTGGTAA
- the rpsH gene encoding 30S ribosomal protein S8 translates to MVMTDPIADMLTRIRNANMVRHEKLELPASKLKKDIADILKREGFVRDYEYIEDSKQGVLRIFLKYSNSEQRVITGLKRISKPGLRVYAKSDEIPKVLNGLGIAIVSTSKGILSDKEAREQSIGGEVLAYVW, encoded by the coding sequence ATGGTTATGACTGATCCAATTGCAGATATGTTAACTCGTATTCGTAATGCAAACATGGTTCGCCATGAGAAGCTAGAGCTTCCTGCATCAAAACTTAAAAAAGATATTGCGGATATTTTAAAACGTGAGGGCTTTGTTCGTGATTATGAATATATTGAAGATAGTAAACAAGGAGTACTTCGTATTTTCTTGAAATATAGCAACAGTGAACAACGTGTTATTACTGGACTAAAACGTATTAGTAAACCAGGATTACGCGTATATGCGAAATCAGATGAAATTCCTAAAGTATTAAATGGTCTAGGCATCGCGATCGTATCGACTTCAAAAGGCATATTATCGGATAAAGAAGCACGCGAACAGTCGATTGGCGGCGAAGTGCTAGCATACGTTTGGTAA
- the rplF gene encoding 50S ribosomal protein L6: MSRIGLKILEIPEGVEIKNDNNLVTVKGPKGELTRQFHEDMTIKIENNVLTVERPSDHKDHRALHGTTRSLIGNMVDGVHAGFEKTLEIQGVGYRAQKQGDKLIMNAGYSHPVEIEHIEGIEIEVPANTKVIIKGIDKELVGAVAANIRAIRPPEPYKGKGIRYAGEHVRRKEGKTAK, encoded by the coding sequence ATGTCACGTATAGGCCTAAAAATATTAGAAATTCCTGAAGGTGTTGAAATTAAAAATGACAACAACCTTGTAACTGTAAAGGGTCCTAAGGGAGAATTAACTCGTCAGTTCCATGAGGATATGACAATCAAGATTGAAAATAACGTATTAACAGTTGAACGCCCAAGTGATCACAAAGATCACCGTGCATTACATGGTACAACACGTAGCCTTATTGGCAACATGGTTGACGGTGTACACGCAGGTTTTGAAAAGACACTTGAAATCCAAGGTGTAGGTTATCGTGCTCAGAAACAAGGAGACAAACTTATTATGAACGCAGGTTACTCTCACCCAGTAGAGATCGAACATATTGAAGGTATTGAAATCGAAGTACCTGCTAATACAAAAGTTATTATCAAAGGTATCGATAAAGAACTAGTTGGAGCTGTTGCAGCAAACATTCGTGCAATTCGCCCACCTGAGCCATATAAAGGTAAAGGAATTCGTTATGCTGGTGAACATGTACGTCGTAAAGAAGGTAAAACAGCGAAATAA
- the rplR gene encoding 50S ribosomal protein L18 gives MITKPNKNGIRKKRHYRVRKNLFGTAERPRLNVFRSNKHIYAQLIDDANGVTLASASTVDNDFTGDATGNVEAAKKVGELIATRAKEQGHKVVVYDRGGYLYHGRVKALADAAREAGLEF, from the coding sequence ATGATTACGAAACCAAACAAAAATGGAATACGTAAAAAAAGACATTACCGTGTTCGTAAGAACCTTTTTGGTACTGCGGAACGTCCTCGTTTAAATGTATTTCGTTCTAATAAACATATCTATGCTCAACTAATTGATGATGCAAATGGTGTCACATTAGCAAGTGCTTCAACAGTAGATAATGACTTTACTGGCGATGCTACTGGCAACGTAGAAGCTGCAAAAAAAGTTGGAGAACTAATCGCAACACGCGCTAAAGAACAAGGCCACAAAGTTGTGGTTTATGACCGTGGAGGATATTTATATCACGGACGTGTTAAAGCATTAGCAGATGCTGCCCGTGAGGCAGGTCTTGAATTTTAA